A genomic segment from uncultured Marinifilum sp. encodes:
- the glpB gene encoding glycerol-3-phosphate dehydrogenase subunit GlpB has protein sequence MKFDNIIIGGGLSGLTCGIKLAEQGKKCAIVSSGQSAIHFFSGSFDLLGKIKDREVVNPLEEMKELKGNHPYQRIGMENIASLTAQVPQLLERAGLSFSGQASKNHFVLTPMGVMKPTWLTIQDFTCFDNKDEFPWSKAVILNFSGFLDFHTLFIKDGLKKYEVNAQIKNVAMKEFEAIRRNPSEMRSSNIAKVFDQGDAISEFAKKANELSQGFEVVILPAVFGLMNNKVAADLKEKINKPLVLLPALPPSVPGIRSQIMLRQRFQELGGTYFLGDNVEEGVFENNRLREIRTNNHGDIKLEADKFILASGSFYSKGIVATHENLYEPIFGLDIEGDKDRAQWLDEKFFNDQPYMHYGVKTDKHFRAMMNGQPIENLYVSGSVLGGANPLKEGSGAGISLLTSLHVAEQILK, from the coding sequence ATGAAATTTGATAACATTATAATAGGTGGTGGATTAAGTGGACTCACATGTGGAATCAAACTGGCAGAGCAGGGAAAAAAATGTGCCATTGTTTCATCTGGGCAGAGTGCAATCCATTTTTTTTCTGGTTCTTTCGATTTACTTGGAAAAATCAAGGATAGAGAAGTTGTAAATCCGCTCGAAGAAATGAAAGAATTAAAAGGCAATCATCCATATCAGCGTATTGGAATGGAAAATATTGCTTCATTAACGGCCCAGGTACCTCAATTATTAGAACGTGCAGGATTATCTTTTTCGGGACAAGCCAGTAAAAATCATTTTGTGCTTACTCCAATGGGTGTAATGAAACCAACATGGCTAACTATTCAGGACTTTACCTGTTTCGACAATAAAGATGAATTTCCTTGGTCAAAAGCAGTTATTCTAAACTTTAGTGGATTTTTAGATTTCCATACGCTATTTATAAAAGATGGATTAAAGAAATATGAGGTAAATGCTCAGATTAAGAATGTTGCTATGAAAGAATTCGAGGCAATAAGACGTAATCCTAGCGAAATGCGCTCATCAAATATTGCAAAGGTATTCGATCAGGGAGATGCAATAAGCGAGTTTGCAAAAAAAGCAAATGAACTTAGCCAAGGCTTCGAAGTAGTTATTTTACCAGCAGTATTTGGTTTAATGAATAATAAAGTAGCGGCAGATCTTAAAGAAAAAATCAATAAACCCTTGGTATTGCTTCCAGCTTTACCTCCTTCGGTTCCGGGTATTCGCAGTCAGATAATGCTTCGCCAGCGTTTTCAGGAATTGGGAGGAACATATTTTTTAGGCGATAATGTAGAAGAAGGTGTTTTTGAAAATAATCGCTTAAGGGAAATTAGAACCAATAATCATGGCGATATAAAACTCGAAGCCGATAAGTTTATTTTGGCGAGTGGTAGCTTTTATAGCAAAGGAATAGTAGCAACTCACGAAAATTTATACGAACCAATTTTCGGATTGGATATTGAAGGTGATAAGGATCGTGCCCAATGGCTAGATGAAAAATTCTTTAACGATCAGCCTTATATGCATTATGGAGTTAAAACTGATAAGCATTTTCGTGCAATGATGAATGGTCAGCCAATTGAAAATTTATATGTATCAGGCTCTGTACTGGGAGGAGCTAATCCTCTTAAGGAAGGAAGTGGTGCCGGTATTAGTTTACTTACATCGCTGCATGTAGCTGAGCAAATTTTAAAATAA
- the glpC gene encoding anaerobic glycerol-3-phosphate dehydrogenase subunit GlpC, giving the protein MKKEIFEPFNISDNNFEQCVKCTVCTVYCPVLEVNPDYPGPKQSGPDGERLRLKDPSFFDEALKLCMNCKRCEVACPHGVKIGDIIQLARIKHSKQKPKLRDMILANTDIVGTMASTFAPIVNPMVALKPVRKVMDSVLKIDHHRIFPKYSGMRFETWYKRYAAKKQKDFKNHVSYFHGCYVNYNFPQQGKDLIKVMNAAGYGVHLLEKEKCCGVALISNGLIKQATKQAKQNVEAFKKSIVGRSMPVISTSSTCIFTIRDEYPHLLGVKNDEIRDQSELATRFLFRLIDSGKLKLVFKKDYKKRIAYHTPCHMEKLGWSIYSTSLLKMIPGVDFVQLESRCCGIAGTYGFKKENYETSQGVGKPLFDQIESSNVDFVATDCETCKWQIEMSTSRKVEHPISILAEALDVEATMKLWKK; this is encoded by the coding sequence ATGAAAAAAGAAATATTTGAGCCGTTTAATATAAGCGACAATAATTTTGAACAGTGTGTGAAATGTACAGTTTGTACGGTATATTGTCCTGTACTAGAGGTTAACCCAGATTATCCAGGTCCTAAACAATCGGGACCCGATGGAGAACGATTACGCTTAAAAGATCCAAGTTTTTTCGATGAGGCATTAAAGTTATGCATGAATTGTAAGCGCTGCGAAGTGGCTTGTCCGCATGGTGTAAAAATTGGTGATATTATTCAATTGGCACGTATTAAGCACAGCAAGCAAAAACCAAAATTAAGAGATATGATTTTGGCCAATACCGATATTGTTGGAACAATGGCAAGCACATTTGCTCCTATTGTTAATCCTATGGTGGCTTTAAAACCTGTGCGAAAAGTAATGGATAGTGTACTTAAAATCGATCACCACCGAATTTTTCCTAAATATTCGGGTATGAGATTCGAAACCTGGTACAAGAGATATGCAGCCAAAAAGCAAAAGGATTTTAAAAATCATGTTAGCTATTTTCATGGTTGTTATGTAAATTATAATTTCCCACAACAAGGAAAAGATTTAATAAAAGTTATGAATGCTGCAGGTTATGGTGTTCATTTATTGGAGAAGGAAAAATGTTGTGGTGTAGCCTTAATATCGAACGGATTAATTAAACAGGCAACCAAACAGGCAAAACAGAATGTGGAAGCCTTTAAAAAATCTATTGTTGGAAGAAGTATGCCTGTAATTTCAACATCTTCAACTTGTATTTTCACAATTCGTGACGAATATCCGCATTTGCTTGGGGTTAAGAATGATGAAATTCGAGATCAAAGTGAATTGGCTACTCGTTTCTTATTCCGATTAATCGATTCGGGGAAACTTAAATTGGTATTTAAAAAGGATTATAAAAAACGTATTGCATATCATACTCCTTGCCATATGGAGAAGTTGGGTTGGTCGATATATTCAACTTCATTATTAAAAATGATTCCTGGAGTAGACTTCGTTCAATTAGAATCTCGTTGTTGTGGTATTGCTGGTACTTACGGATTTAAGAAAGAAAATTATGAAACTTCACAGGGAGTAGGTAAGCCTCTTTTCGATCAGATTGAGAGCTCGAATGTAGACTTTGTAGCTACCGATTGTGAAACTTGCAAATGGCAAATAGAAATGTCTACCAGCAGAAAAGTGGAACATCCTATTTCTATTCTTGCCGAAGCATTAGATGTGGAAGCTACCATGAAACTATGGAAAAAATAG
- a CDS encoding sulfatase-like hydrolase/transferase — translation MKVNKILVLAIFSFLMAGKIVLAQQKQPNVLWILTDDHRYDAIRSFNKMLTGNEMSKLGYVESPNIDKLTQMGTTFINTYCQAQGCAPSRSSMHLGRYPFRSGVYEFEYYNNNAEHSKPTLPEQLAAMGYQTLRIGKLGVRIKTVVNGRVKPHNIYQNNIDFKKLGIDGYTAWGKTWFYELDGKKFEKPIKNLEYFISKDGEFQYTSLELEKLRPEYKGMAEKTMKKYDMLRHYNKKKGKHIDKGMVLSGVSSREAGKTRDGYYSSVFIDYLKNTNDKFTIGSQTIEGIDSEKPQFFYIGFDFPHTPVLPPASYRERFAKHTYNVPEFDEKELETMAKQMKKQVSHGYSDHFTDEEKQKMIQDYYAFCAYGDDLVGKSVDAFIEYSEKNNKEWIIVYVNGDHGWKLNDHGSVSKFSPWDIDSHNPIVIVSSDKKKFAAGKVVRDFTEFVDIAPTILSAAGASLEDPKYNYLDGFDMAKVASKEIPARDYVVGESHAVTGPRAFIRTKEFVFSMQTRPNKVRGKDMEWARHASYEELDPALYQMSSDPEEVNNLAFDKKYRKIAKAMKKKLMDVVLGDGRVEVQWGKKANGTKVYHGNFAPGAHDYKLKL, via the coding sequence ATGAAAGTAAATAAAATACTTGTTCTGGCAATTTTTAGTTTTCTAATGGCTGGCAAAATTGTTTTAGCACAGCAAAAACAACCCAATGTGCTTTGGATACTTACCGATGATCATCGGTACGATGCAATCAGATCTTTCAATAAAATGCTTACCGGAAATGAAATGAGTAAGCTAGGGTATGTTGAATCTCCCAATATTGATAAATTAACACAAATGGGAACTACATTTATAAATACTTATTGTCAGGCTCAGGGATGCGCACCTTCTCGCTCGTCTATGCACTTAGGTCGTTATCCTTTTCGTTCAGGAGTTTACGAGTTTGAGTATTATAATAACAATGCCGAGCATTCTAAACCAACATTACCAGAGCAGTTAGCAGCAATGGGTTATCAAACTTTGCGAATTGGAAAATTAGGGGTTCGTATTAAAACTGTTGTAAATGGAAGAGTAAAACCACATAATATTTATCAGAATAATATAGACTTTAAAAAATTAGGGATAGATGGATATACCGCCTGGGGTAAAACTTGGTTTTATGAGTTGGATGGCAAAAAGTTTGAGAAACCGATTAAAAATTTGGAATATTTTATTTCAAAAGATGGTGAGTTTCAATATACTTCATTAGAGCTTGAGAAGTTACGACCAGAGTATAAAGGAATGGCTGAAAAAACCATGAAAAAGTATGATATGCTTCGCCATTATAATAAGAAAAAAGGAAAGCATATTGATAAAGGTATGGTTCTTTCGGGGGTTAGTTCCAGAGAAGCTGGTAAAACAAGAGATGGATATTATTCTTCGGTGTTTATTGATTATTTAAAAAATACGAATGATAAATTTACCATTGGATCTCAAACGATTGAAGGAATAGACTCTGAAAAACCTCAGTTTTTTTATATAGGTTTTGATTTTCCACATACTCCTGTATTACCGCCAGCTAGTTATAGAGAACGTTTTGCAAAACATACTTATAATGTTCCCGAATTTGATGAAAAGGAATTAGAAACAATGGCAAAGCAAATGAAAAAACAAGTAAGTCATGGTTATTCCGATCATTTTACCGACGAAGAAAAGCAAAAAATGATTCAGGATTATTACGCTTTTTGCGCTTATGGTGACGATTTAGTTGGTAAATCAGTTGATGCTTTTATCGAATACAGCGAGAAAAATAATAAAGAATGGATAATTGTGTATGTAAATGGCGATCATGGTTGGAAATTAAACGACCACGGTTCAGTTTCTAAATTTTCTCCTTGGGATATTGATTCTCATAATCCAATAGTAATTGTTTCGTCAGATAAAAAGAAATTTGCAGCAGGTAAAGTGGTTCGTGATTTTACCGAGTTTGTTGATATTGCTCCAACAATTCTAAGTGCTGCCGGAGCAAGTTTGGAAGATCCTAAGTACAACTACTTGGATGGATTCGACATGGCAAAAGTAGCTTCTAAAGAAATTCCAGCCAGAGATTATGTGGTAGGAGAAAGTCATGCTGTAACCGGTCCTCGTGCATTTATTCGTACCAAAGAATTTGTTTTTTCCATGCAAACTCGTCCAAATAAAGTTCGCGGCAAAGATATGGAATGGGCTCGCCATGCAAGCTATGAAGAATTAGATCCTGCTTTGTATCAGATGTCATCGGATCCCGAAGAGGTAAACAATTTAGCTTTTGATAAAAAATACCGAAAAATTGCAAAAGCAATGAAAAAGAAGTTAATGGATGTTGTATTGGGCGACGGCCGAGTGGAGGTACAATGGGGTAAAAAGGCAAATGGAACAAAAGTATATCATGGTAATTTTGCTCCGGGAGCGCATGATTATAAATTAAAATTGTAA
- a CDS encoding glycoside hydrolase family 2 TIM barrel-domain containing protein codes for MMKRILFLTALLVTSFVFKSLKAQERESDFNFDWKFTLLEDTKIPSQIPMVDNSWRDVRLPHDWSVEFSFDEKMEGCTGYLAGGVGVYQKHFKTATDKNQKSTFILFDGVYNNVIFWLNGKRLGENPYGYSPVYFNLTPFLKEKGEDNVLTVHVDHSRYADSRWYTGSGIYRNVKLITVDKLHIPIWGTFVTTPQVSSNEATVMVETKVLNSRKRGSKFILLTDLIDAEGKLIASDKKELKLSAGKETKITQEISVVKPKLWDTENPNMYKAVSKLMVNNKTIDQYITPFGIRSLRNDKDHGFFLNGKSTYVKGVCLHHDGGLVGAAVPKGVWKRRLEKLKEAGCNAIRTSHNPFSQEFLDLCDEMGFLVQNEIFDEMDNPKDKQHNLNEREVKYITRGYTEHFQKWGESDLKRTILRDRNHPSVFQWSIGNEIEWTYEHYKHVSGLWDPEVKGGYWNKIPHLTADEMKARYNALPDRKYKLAETAQKLSNWVKDLDTTRPVTANLIIPVASCASGYANALDVVGFSYQIAQYNWCKKNYPNMLFTGNENSGLLSEWLSIIENPMVFSMYMWTGIDYLGESNEKWPQKGWDGDLLDFAGFKKQKWNYFKSIWVNKPHLSIGTLPVKESQFEINKLSGKPVAKSKKAMNWTNSNMHWNYKDNEMVLVEVCSNLPVVELFLNDVSLGCRSLSECPDRIFRWAVPFKVGTLTAKAGFDGARINSELKTSSAPVGICLTTDKTSLLADGYDVAHVIAQLIDKNGNEVKTENVKLVFKVDGDAKILGVDNGSNKSVQDYQSNELVTAQGRGMLLIQSLKQKGTIHINASADGFKSKHVQIEVK; via the coding sequence ATGATGAAAAGGATACTATTTTTAACAGCCCTTTTAGTAACAAGTTTTGTTTTTAAATCTTTAAAAGCTCAGGAAAGAGAGTCCGATTTTAATTTCGATTGGAAATTTACTTTGCTTGAGGATACAAAAATACCATCGCAAATTCCAATGGTAGATAACTCTTGGCGAGATGTTAGATTACCTCACGATTGGAGTGTGGAATTTTCTTTCGATGAAAAAATGGAGGGTTGTACTGGTTATTTAGCTGGCGGAGTTGGTGTTTATCAGAAGCATTTTAAAACGGCTACAGACAAAAATCAGAAAAGCACTTTTATACTTTTCGATGGTGTATACAATAATGTGATCTTTTGGTTGAATGGGAAACGTTTGGGCGAAAATCCTTACGGTTATTCTCCAGTTTACTTCAATCTAACACCATTTTTAAAAGAAAAAGGAGAAGATAATGTACTAACAGTTCATGTTGATCATTCTCGTTATGCTGATAGCAGATGGTATACCGGAAGTGGTATTTACAGAAATGTAAAACTGATTACAGTAGATAAATTGCACATTCCTATTTGGGGTACTTTTGTTACAACACCACAAGTTTCTTCCAATGAAGCTACGGTTATGGTGGAAACAAAAGTGCTTAATTCAAGAAAGAGAGGCAGTAAGTTTATTCTATTAACTGATCTAATTGATGCAGAGGGAAAACTTATTGCTTCAGATAAAAAGGAATTGAAATTATCAGCAGGAAAAGAGACTAAAATAACACAAGAAATATCAGTTGTTAAGCCTAAACTGTGGGATACTGAAAATCCTAATATGTACAAAGCTGTATCTAAGTTAATGGTAAACAACAAGACTATTGACCAATACATTACACCATTTGGAATACGAAGTTTGCGAAACGATAAAGATCATGGTTTCTTTTTAAATGGAAAATCAACTTATGTAAAAGGTGTTTGTTTGCATCACGATGGTGGATTGGTAGGAGCTGCAGTTCCCAAAGGTGTTTGGAAACGTCGTCTGGAAAAACTAAAAGAAGCAGGTTGTAATGCCATTCGTACTTCTCATAATCCTTTCTCTCAGGAATTTCTCGATTTATGCGATGAAATGGGATTTCTGGTTCAAAATGAAATTTTCGATGAGATGGATAATCCTAAAGATAAGCAGCACAATTTAAACGAGCGCGAAGTAAAATATATTACCAGAGGATATACAGAGCATTTTCAGAAATGGGGAGAAAGCGATTTGAAAAGAACCATTTTAAGAGATCGAAACCATCCGTCTGTTTTTCAGTGGAGTATCGGTAACGAGATAGAATGGACCTATGAACATTACAAGCATGTTAGTGGCTTATGGGACCCTGAGGTTAAAGGTGGATACTGGAATAAAATTCCTCATTTAACTGCCGATGAAATGAAAGCCCGCTACAATGCACTGCCTGATCGTAAATACAAACTGGCAGAAACTGCACAAAAATTATCGAATTGGGTAAAAGATCTGGATACAACTCGTCCTGTTACTGCAAATCTAATTATACCAGTAGCAAGTTGTGCATCGGGTTATGCTAATGCTTTAGATGTGGTTGGTTTTAGCTATCAAATTGCACAGTACAATTGGTGCAAGAAGAACTATCCTAATATGCTGTTCACAGGAAATGAGAATTCTGGTTTATTGAGCGAATGGCTTTCTATTATCGAAAATCCTATGGTTTTTAGTATGTATATGTGGACCGGAATTGATTATTTGGGAGAATCTAATGAAAAGTGGCCACAGAAAGGATGGGATGGCGATTTGCTTGATTTTGCAGGATTTAAAAAGCAAAAATGGAATTATTTCAAAAGTATATGGGTAAATAAACCACATCTTTCCATTGGAACATTACCAGTAAAAGAATCGCAATTTGAGATAAATAAATTGAGTGGAAAACCTGTTGCCAAAAGCAAAAAAGCAATGAATTGGACCAATTCAAACATGCATTGGAATTACAAAGATAATGAAATGGTTTTGGTTGAGGTATGTTCAAATTTACCTGTTGTAGAGTTATTCTTAAATGATGTTTCATTGGGATGCAGAAGCTTGTCGGAATGTCCCGATCGTATCTTCCGTTGGGCAGTTCCCTTTAAAGTAGGAACATTAACAGCAAAAGCTGGCTTTGATGGAGCAAGAATTAATTCAGAACTAAAAACAAGTTCAGCTCCTGTTGGAATATGTTTAACAACAGATAAAACAAGCCTTTTGGCCGATGGCTATGATGTTGCGCATGTAATTGCTCAGCTGATTGATAAGAATGGAAATGAAGTGAAAACTGAGAATGTAAAGTTGGTTTTTAAAGTTGATGGAGATGCAAAAATTCTAGGTGTAGATAATGGTTCGAACAAAAGTGTTCAAGATTATCAATCGAACGAATTAGTAACAGCACAAGGTCGTGGAATGCTTTTAATACAGTCTTTAAAACAAAAAGGAACCATTCATATTAATGCTTCCGCCGATGGTTTTAAAAGTAAGCATGTGCAAATTGAAGTAAAATAA
- a CDS encoding glycoside hydrolase family protein, with the protein MKDLICICFILLICNSCVAQNNTEPKDSWLTKSLAAKGKFILQANDSIVWGCAPIYDENGKVHVYYSTWEKSGNWLCDSKIAHAVADHPEGPYKKLGIILEGRKGKWDANTIHNPNVQKVDGKYVLLYIGNDTLKQDNWRNKAKSANTQRVGMAIADSPNGPWKRFDKPVIEVSKDSMAWDGYCTVNPSFMKHPNGEYWIFYRSWDRRNDDRRKTGVAIAKKLEGPYVKYEGNPIIDFPERGGQTEDPYFFYYKNKFHCLIRDMGNYDWLSGLYLESEDGLNWGKYQRSHHKGSHYFPVSEKARYERVQILWKNGQPEYLFNAIFRENGCHSGAVLQIDQSKLKE; encoded by the coding sequence ATGAAAGATTTAATATGTATATGCTTTATTTTATTAATCTGTAATAGTTGTGTTGCACAAAACAATACAGAACCTAAAGATTCCTGGCTTACTAAAAGTCTTGCCGCTAAAGGTAAATTTATTTTACAAGCTAATGATAGTATAGTTTGGGGATGTGCTCCTATTTATGATGAGAATGGGAAAGTACATGTTTACTATTCAACTTGGGAGAAAAGTGGCAATTGGCTATGCGATAGTAAAATTGCACATGCTGTAGCCGATCATCCCGAAGGTCCCTACAAAAAGCTAGGGATCATATTAGAAGGACGAAAAGGAAAATGGGATGCAAATACCATTCATAATCCGAATGTTCAAAAAGTGGATGGAAAATACGTATTGCTTTACATTGGAAACGATACCCTAAAACAAGATAATTGGAGAAATAAAGCAAAGTCGGCTAATACACAACGTGTGGGTATGGCTATAGCCGATTCCCCAAACGGTCCATGGAAACGGTTTGATAAACCTGTTATTGAAGTATCAAAAGATAGTATGGCATGGGATGGATATTGTACAGTAAATCCTTCTTTTATGAAACATCCTAATGGAGAATATTGGATTTTTTATCGTTCCTGGGATAGACGTAATGACGATAGACGTAAAACGGGTGTTGCCATTGCAAAAAAACTAGAAGGTCCGTATGTAAAATATGAAGGAAATCCTATTATCGATTTCCCGGAACGTGGCGGACAGACCGAAGATCCATACTTTTTTTATTACAAAAATAAGTTTCATTGCTTAATTAGAGATATGGGAAATTACGATTGGCTCAGCGGATTATATCTAGAATCTGAAGATGGCCTGAATTGGGGTAAATACCAGCGAAGTCATCATAAAGGTTCTCATTATTTTCCTGTTTCAGAAAAAGCAAGATATGAAAGAGTGCAAATTCTCTGGAAAAATGGACAGCCAGAATATTTATTCAATGCAATTTTTCGGGAAAACGGATGTCATTCGGGAGCAGTACTGCAAATCGATCAATCTAAATTGAAAGAATAG